From the Kitasatospora atroaurantiaca genome, the window CTCGGCGCCCCCCTCGAAGGAGCCACCGAGGCAGCCCCCGGCACCGCCACTGCCGACGGCACGGACAGCACGAACAGCACGGAGGCCGACCAGTGACCGCTCTGCTCGAGGTCGAGGACCTCCGCGTCTCCTACGGCAAGATCGAAGCCGTCAAGGGCATCAGCTTCACCGTCAACCAAGGTGAGGTCACCACCCTCATCGGCACCAACGGCGCCGGCAAGACCACCACGCTGCGCACCCTGTCGGGTCTGCTCAAGCCGACCGCCGGGAAGATCACCTTCGACGGCCAGCCGCTCAACGCGGTGCCCGCGCACAAGATCGTCTCGCTGGGGCTGGCCCACTCCCCCGAGGGACGCCACATCTTCCCGCGGATGACCATCGAGGAGAACCTCCTCCTCGGCGCCTTCCTCCGCAAGGACACCCCCGGCATCACCGAGGACATCGAGCGCGCCTACACGCTCTTCCCGATTCTGGGCGAGCGTCGAAAGCAGGCCGCAGGCACCCTGTCGGGTGGTGAGCAGCAGATGCTCGCCATGGGGCGCGCGCTGATGTCCCGTCCGAAGCTGCTCATGCTCGACGAGCCCTCGATGGGCCTCTCGCCGCTCATGATGCAGAAGATCATGGCGACCATCATCGAACTCAAGGCCGCCGGCACCACGGTGCTGCTGGTCGAGCAGAACGCCCAGGCCGCGCTCTCGCTCTCCGACCAGGGCTACGTCATGGAGATCGGCCGCATCGTGCTCACCGGCACGGGTGCGGACCTGCTGCACGACGAGTCGGTGCGCAAGGCGTACCTCGGCGAGGACTGACCACGTAGTCACGTAACAAGGAAGGGCCCGGCCACTGCGGCCGGGCCCTTCCTCGTTATTACTGCTCAGCTCTCGGGCTTGGCCTCGTCGGACTTCTTCTTGTCCTGGGCCACACCCTCCTCGATCACGGCCTCGGCAACGGCGGCCATCGTCATCCGACGGTCCATCGAGGTCTTCTGGATCCAGCGGAAGGCAGCCGGCTCGGTCAGCCCGAACTTCGTCTGCAGCACGCTCTTCGCGCGGTCGACCAGCTTGCGGGTCTCCAGGCGCTGCGTGAGGTCGGCGATCTCCTCCTCGAGCGTGCGCATCTCCGTGTACCGGGAGACGGCCATCTCGATCGCGGGGACGAGGTCGCTCTTGCTGAACGGCTTCACGATGTACGCCATCGCGCCCGCGTCACGGGCCCGGTCGACCAGCTCACGCTGCGAGAACGCAGTGAGCATCAGGACGGGGGCCAGGTGCGCGTGGTGGATCT encodes:
- a CDS encoding ABC transporter ATP-binding protein, which gives rise to MTALLEVEDLRVSYGKIEAVKGISFTVNQGEVTTLIGTNGAGKTTTLRTLSGLLKPTAGKITFDGQPLNAVPAHKIVSLGLAHSPEGRHIFPRMTIEENLLLGAFLRKDTPGITEDIERAYTLFPILGERRKQAAGTLSGGEQQMLAMGRALMSRPKLLMLDEPSMGLSPLMMQKIMATIIELKAAGTTVLLVEQNAQAALSLSDQGYVMEIGRIVLTGTGADLLHDESVRKAYLGED
- a CDS encoding ANTAR domain-containing response regulator, coding for MSTADEQPQPLETDSPQITRIVIAEDETLIRLDLKEMLEEEGYTVVGEAGDGATAVKLVEELRPDLAILDVKMPILDGLSAAEQIHHAHLAPVLMLTAFSQRELVDRARDAGAMAYIVKPFSKSDLVPAIEMAVSRYTEMRTLEEEIADLTQRLETRKLVDRAKSVLQTKFGLTEPAAFRWIQKTSMDRRMTMAAVAEAVIEEGVAQDKKKSDEAKPES